The following proteins come from a genomic window of Panthera leo isolate Ple1 chromosome E2, P.leo_Ple1_pat1.1, whole genome shotgun sequence:
- the LOC122209021 gene encoding regulator of G-protein signaling 9-binding protein: MAREECKALLDALNKTTACYHHLVLTVGGSADSQNLREELQKTRQKAQELAVAIRARLTAALRDRGLGAEERAEFERLWVAFSGCLDLLEADMRRALALGTAFPLHAPRRPLVRTGVAGGSAGVAARALSARSLRHEAERDFDVNDLRELEREILQVSEMVNDMEMKVNVPRWTVQARQTAGAELLSSVGASSVGVVSVQERTGPCDVSKALAATVFSAVLLAAVALAICVAKLS; encoded by the coding sequence ATGGCAAGGGAGGAGTGCAAGGCGCTGCTGGACGCTCTCAACAAGACGACCGCATGCTACCACCACCTGGTGCTGACCGTCGGCGGCTCGGCAGACTCGCAGAACCTGCGTGAGGAGTTGCAGAAGACGCGCCAGAAGGCGCAGGAGCTGGCGGTGGCCATCCGCGCCCGGCTGACGGCCGCGCTACGCGACCGGGGCCTGGGCGCCGAGGAGCGCGCGGAGTTCGAGCGCCTCTGGGTGGCTTTCTCCGGCTGCCTGGACCTGCTGGAAGCCGACATGCGGCGTGCGCTGGCCCTGGGCACCGCGTTCCCGCTGCACGCGCCGCGGCGGCCGCTGGTGCGCACCGGCGTAGCGGGCGGCTCCGCGGGCGTAGCGGCGCGCGCCCTGAGCGCCCGCAGCCTGCGGCACGAGGCGGAGCGCGACTTCGACGTGAACGACCTGCGCGAGCTGGAGCGGGAGATCCTTCAGGTGAGCGAGATGGTCAACGACATGGAGATGAAGGTCAACGTGCCCCGCTGGACCGTGCAGGCCCGCCAAACGGCGGGCGCCGAGCTCCTGTCCAGCGTCGGCGCCTCTTCGGTGGGCGTCGTGTCTGTACAGGAGCGCACCGGGCCTTGCGACGTGAGCAAGGCCCTGGCCGCCACCGTTTTCAGCGCCGTGCTGCTGGCGGCCGTGGCCCTGGCCATCTGCGTGGCGAAGCTGAGCTGA